A window of Halalkalibacillus sediminis contains these coding sequences:
- a CDS encoding M23 family metallopeptidase, whose protein sequence is MKTMLMLVIFLLPVTFVSAEENEHQVRQSLYEKIEATTGLPWNYIAAMDQYERNINGTEDNRWTGIRIPNEKWYGLLSAAPEQPFREEQLDLFNGLGKDGDGDGIANHKNDEDALYTAALIIMESQSQVGSFKAAIQEYYEREKAGELITQYAKLFQHFGTIELDERAFPIPKHQQYSYRSTWGDRRGFGGNRIHEGTDLFAHYGTPVRSVSYGIVEIKGWNRFGGWRIGIRDMYNIYHYYAHLNGFADGIEEGSFVKPGDLIGSVGASGYGPEGTAGKFPPHLHYGMYKDNGKNEWAYDPYPYLKRWERQE, encoded by the coding sequence ATGAAGACAATGTTAATGCTAGTTATTTTTTTATTACCAGTCACCTTTGTATCGGCAGAAGAAAACGAACATCAAGTCAGACAGTCTTTATATGAAAAGATTGAAGCGACAACTGGTCTGCCATGGAATTACATCGCGGCTATGGACCAATATGAGAGAAATATCAACGGAACAGAAGACAACCGATGGACAGGTATCAGAATTCCGAACGAAAAGTGGTACGGTCTACTGAGTGCCGCACCTGAACAACCCTTCAGAGAGGAACAATTAGATCTGTTTAACGGGCTTGGTAAAGACGGAGATGGCGATGGGATTGCAAATCATAAAAACGATGAAGACGCTTTGTATACAGCAGCACTAATAATCATGGAGTCGCAAAGTCAAGTTGGTTCCTTCAAAGCAGCCATCCAAGAGTATTATGAGCGCGAAAAAGCTGGAGAATTAATTACACAATACGCCAAATTGTTTCAGCATTTCGGTACGATTGAATTAGATGAAAGAGCTTTCCCTATCCCAAAACATCAACAATATAGCTACCGTTCCACATGGGGAGACCGTCGCGGGTTCGGAGGCAACCGAATTCATGAAGGAACTGATTTATTCGCACACTATGGAACTCCAGTCAGGTCCGTCTCTTATGGAATCGTAGAAATTAAGGGTTGGAATCGATTTGGTGGATGGCGAATAGGTATTCGTGATATGTATAATATTTATCATTACTACGCACACCTGAACGGGTTTGCAGATGGTATAGAAGAAGGTTCATTCGTAAAACCAGGAGACTTGATCGGATCTGTCGGTGCCTCCGGTTATGGACCTGAGGGAACAGCTGGGAAATTCCCGCCACACCTTCATTATGGAATGTACAAAGACAACGGTAAAAATGAATGGGCGTATGATCCTTATCCATACTTAAAAAGATGGGAACGTCAAGAATAG
- a CDS encoding 2-hydroxyacid dehydrogenase, giving the protein MSDKKKVYICRMLPESVVSPLKKEFEVEMWPHEDQPVTKEELNAQSKDAHALLTMLTDPIDEDLLANAENLEIVSNLAVGYDNINLNAAKKQGVVVTNTPDVLTDTTADLTFALLMATARRIPEGVDFIKEDQWTTWSPLLLAGADIHHKTIGIVGMGKIGEAVARRAKGFDMKILYHNRSRKESAEREIGATYVDFDQLLAESDFVVCMTPLTEETDGMFNGEAFKKMKNSAIFINSSRGKVVNEKDLQKALEKGKIKAAGLDVFEQEPIRSSHPLLELDNVVALPHIGSSSVETRHKMMELTVNNISNVLNGEKAITPIK; this is encoded by the coding sequence ATGAGTGATAAGAAGAAAGTATATATCTGTCGCATGCTTCCAGAAAGCGTGGTAAGCCCGTTGAAGAAAGAGTTTGAGGTCGAAATGTGGCCGCATGAGGATCAACCTGTTACAAAAGAGGAATTAAATGCTCAATCAAAAGATGCGCATGCATTACTGACAATGCTTACCGATCCGATCGATGAGGATCTTTTAGCTAATGCTGAAAATCTTGAAATCGTATCTAACTTAGCTGTCGGTTACGATAATATCAATTTAAATGCAGCGAAAAAACAGGGAGTAGTTGTCACGAATACCCCGGATGTACTCACAGATACAACAGCCGATTTGACGTTTGCATTATTAATGGCTACTGCGAGAAGAATTCCTGAAGGCGTAGATTTTATAAAAGAAGACCAGTGGACGACGTGGTCACCGTTGTTATTAGCTGGCGCTGATATTCATCATAAGACAATAGGAATTGTTGGTATGGGAAAAATAGGAGAAGCAGTAGCTAGGCGTGCCAAAGGCTTTGATATGAAGATCTTATATCATAACCGAAGTCGTAAAGAGTCAGCTGAACGGGAAATAGGAGCGACTTATGTAGATTTTGATCAGCTTCTTGCTGAATCAGACTTTGTAGTGTGTATGACACCACTTACTGAGGAAACCGATGGGATGTTTAATGGAGAGGCATTTAAAAAAATGAAAAACAGTGCCATTTTCATTAATTCATCTAGAGGGAAAGTTGTAAATGAAAAAGATCTACAGAAAGCATTGGAAAAAGGTAAAATTAAAGCAGCAGGGTTGGATGTATTTGAACAAGAACCAATCCGTAGCAGCCATCCACTGTTAGAATTAGATAATGTTGTGGCGTTACCTCATATTGGTTCATCAAGTGTAGAGACGAGGCACAAAATGATGGAGCTGACTGTAAATAATATTAGCAATGTGTTAAATGGTGAAAAAGCAATAACTCCAATAAAATAA
- a CDS encoding YuzB family protein, with the protein MNPIIEFCVNNLASGSQEAFDKLDRDPDLDVIEYGCTSHCGICAATTFAIVNGECVTADSPEELVESIYQHLDENPLF; encoded by the coding sequence ATGAACCCAATTATAGAGTTTTGCGTCAATAATTTAGCCAGTGGCTCACAAGAAGCATTCGATAAATTGGATAGAGATCCTGATCTGGATGTTATCGAATACGGGTGTACCAGCCATTGTGGGATTTGCGCTGCAACCACGTTCGCAATTGTAAATGGTGAATGTGTGACAGCCGATTCACCAGAGGAACTGGTTGAAAGTATATATCAGCATTTAGATGAAAACCCGTTATTTTAA
- a CDS encoding HesB/IscA family protein — protein sequence MAIEITDQAVLQINEMMKDETAEEVYLRFGVKGGGCSGLSYKLGFDYEVKETDNSYEINGIPVVIATMDVPIIENTKIDFKQNMMGGGFTIDNPNAIVSCGCGSSFKAKDREGSPENC from the coding sequence ATGGCAATCGAAATCACGGATCAAGCGGTATTGCAAATCAATGAAATGATGAAAGATGAAACAGCAGAGGAAGTTTATTTGCGCTTTGGAGTAAAAGGTGGAGGCTGCAGTGGTCTTTCATATAAACTTGGATTTGATTACGAAGTGAAAGAAACAGACAACTCTTATGAAATCAACGGGATTCCAGTTGTAATCGCAACAATGGATGTTCCGATAATCGAAAACACAAAGATTGATTTCAAGCAGAACATGATGGGTGGAGGTTTCACAATCGATAACCCTAATGCAATCGTTTCATGCGGTTGTGGGTCGTCTTTCAAAGCAAAAGATCGAGAAGGGTCGCCAGAAAATTGCTAA
- the hepT gene encoding type VII toxin-antitoxin system HepT family RNase toxin: protein MYFVESKQIEDTLSYMENLLKIYEKENISSDFDRLGLERLAHMVIESIIDVGNMMIDGFIMRDPGSYEDVIDILVDEKVVPESSSEAYKSVIRLRVELVKNYQSIDHSTIENVMNEHLQTLKQFRQDVLKYLQNEAGTITTFTKREDES, encoded by the coding sequence ATGTATTTTGTTGAAAGCAAACAAATTGAGGACACATTAAGTTATATGGAAAATCTTTTGAAGATATATGAAAAAGAAAACATATCGTCTGATTTTGACCGGTTGGGACTTGAAAGACTGGCACATATGGTGATTGAATCAATCATTGATGTAGGTAACATGATGATCGATGGTTTTATCATGCGTGATCCGGGAAGTTACGAAGATGTTATAGACATCTTGGTGGATGAAAAAGTAGTTCCTGAATCTTCAAGTGAAGCATATAAAAGTGTGATTCGATTAAGAGTTGAGCTCGTCAAAAATTATCAGTCGATCGATCACTCCACTATTGAAAACGTGATGAATGAACACCTTCAAACATTGAAACAATTTCGTCAGGATGTTTTGAAGTACTTGCAAAATGAAGCAGGAACCATCACTACATTTACGAAACGCGAGGATGAATCATGA
- a CDS encoding YuiB family protein produces the protein MGVLFIFVESVLFFVLFFGIAFILNMLLRATWIMSIVFPIVVVLIVDEVSIMSYFTSPGSSFAMLGEQLVNLKVFDMIILTAGFIGTIVSGIVIKLLRKNGYQMF, from the coding sequence TTGGGCGTTTTATTTATATTTGTAGAATCAGTATTGTTTTTTGTGTTATTTTTCGGAATAGCTTTTATATTAAATATGTTGTTAAGGGCAACGTGGATCATGTCGATTGTCTTTCCAATAGTCGTTGTTTTGATTGTTGATGAGGTTTCGATCATGTCATACTTCACTTCACCAGGATCGTCATTTGCTATGCTCGGAGAACAACTTGTCAACTTGAAAGTGTTCGATATGATCATTTTAACAGCTGGTTTTATTGGAACGATTGTCTCGGGAATCGTCATAAAATTACTTCGTAAGAACGGTTATCAAATGTTCTAA
- a CDS encoding NifU family protein yields MFDQVQEVIGKLRPFLLRDGGDVELVDVDDEGIVLLRLKGACGNCPSSAITLKAGIERALVAEVPGVREVEQIF; encoded by the coding sequence ATGTTTGATCAGGTGCAAGAAGTCATTGGGAAACTACGCCCATTCTTATTACGAGATGGTGGAGACGTTGAATTGGTCGATGTTGACGATGAAGGCATCGTACTTCTTCGTTTAAAAGGTGCATGCGGGAACTGCCCTAGCTCAGCAATTACATTGAAAGCTGGTATCGAGCGTGCATTAGTGGCAGAAGTTCCAGGTGTCCGTGAAGTTGAACAAATATTTTAA
- a CDS encoding SAV0927 family protein, which translates to MDDQKKYLINETKQVDIRYISFMGELRRYDLAIMKNPSNLSEYVIIDLDGSRYTKVRPEQLHDGDFFCHAFNVNEYQAEELYSYIKDFLV; encoded by the coding sequence TTGGATGATCAGAAAAAGTATTTGATTAACGAAACGAAGCAAGTCGATATTCGCTATATCAGTTTTATGGGTGAATTGAGACGATATGACTTAGCCATTATGAAGAATCCTTCCAACTTATCCGAATACGTCATCATTGATTTAGATGGAAGTCGCTACACGAAAGTCAGACCTGAACAATTACATGATGGAGATTTTTTCTGTCATGCCTTCAATGTGAACGAATACCAAGCTGAGGAACTTTACAGCTATATAAAAGATTTTCTCGTATAA
- a CDS encoding cytosolic protein has protein sequence MSNNKDSDDFKVVEVQNQYQGAQEFPEGTYGQPIHKDEPLKAKRYNPNRRHYSAFNYENKQLHHDMPRKYPGAHNPQDAPNEKGITDPEKE, from the coding sequence ATGAGTAACAATAAAGATTCAGACGATTTTAAAGTTGTTGAAGTTCAAAACCAATACCAAGGGGCTCAAGAATTTCCAGAAGGTACTTATGGCCAACCGATTCATAAAGATGAGCCATTGAAGGCAAAGAGATACAATCCAAATAGACGACACTATTCAGCATTCAATTATGAAAATAAACAATTACACCATGATATGCCAAGAAAATACCCTGGAGCACATAACCCGCAAGATGCCCCTAATGAAAAAGGAATCACGGACCCAGAAAAAGAATAA
- a CDS encoding YutD family protein: MELQGYQYELMHNHREGFQEETLTERFSDILTKYDYIVGDWGFGQLRLKGFYDDQNQKATFDTKISTLEDYLYEYCNFGCAFFVLKKIGQVSE, from the coding sequence ATGGAACTGCAAGGATATCAATATGAACTGATGCACAATCATCGTGAAGGATTTCAAGAGGAAACACTTACAGAAAGATTCAGTGACATATTGACTAAGTATGATTATATTGTTGGAGATTGGGGTTTCGGCCAGCTTCGTTTAAAAGGCTTCTATGATGATCAAAATCAAAAAGCTACATTCGATACAAAAATCTCTACATTAGAAGATTATTTATATGAATATTGTAATTTTGGCTGTGCTTTTTTTGTATTGAAAAAAATAGGACAAGTAAGCGAATAA
- the dapF gene encoding diaminopimelate epimerase → MKIPFTKMHGLGNSYIYINGFETTIEESRLSELSIAVSNPNFGIGSDGMILLLPSEIADVRMRIFNKDGSEAMNCGNGLRCVAKLAYELGYVTSRSFTIEAKAGVVDATVQLDEEGSVDQVTVDMGEPILERQKIPMVGQGFPEDRVINEVFQTKNEALRGTAVSMGNPHIIFFIENIKNAPLESLGPEVTNDSRFPEGVNVEFVEVVNSNELNFRVWERGSGVTQACGTGACAAGVASVLNDFSRKDEEITVHLDGGDLVISWSENGHVWMTGPAVTVAKGDFWHV, encoded by the coding sequence ATGAAAATTCCATTTACAAAAATGCACGGCCTAGGCAATAGTTATATTTATATAAATGGATTTGAAACGACTATTGAAGAAAGTCGATTGAGTGAATTATCAATCGCAGTTTCAAATCCTAATTTCGGAATTGGTTCTGACGGGATGATTTTACTCTTACCATCTGAAATAGCTGATGTAAGAATGAGGATTTTCAATAAAGATGGTTCAGAAGCGATGAACTGCGGTAATGGCCTCAGATGCGTTGCAAAGCTAGCCTACGAGCTCGGCTATGTTACAAGTAGGAGTTTCACCATTGAAGCTAAGGCAGGAGTGGTGGATGCAACTGTCCAGTTAGATGAAGAGGGCAGTGTTGACCAAGTTACGGTGGATATGGGGGAACCCATTTTAGAAAGACAAAAGATCCCTATGGTGGGGCAGGGTTTTCCTGAAGACCGTGTAATCAATGAAGTCTTTCAAACGAAAAATGAGGCTTTACGCGGGACTGCGGTATCAATGGGGAACCCTCATATCATTTTTTTCATAGAAAATATAAAAAATGCTCCATTAGAATCATTAGGACCCGAAGTTACAAATGATTCTAGATTCCCTGAAGGAGTAAATGTCGAATTTGTGGAAGTCGTAAACTCAAATGAGTTGAATTTCCGAGTTTGGGAGCGCGGTTCCGGTGTTACTCAAGCTTGTGGTACAGGAGCATGTGCAGCAGGAGTAGCTTCTGTCTTGAATGATTTTTCAAGAAAAGATGAAGAAATCACTGTTCATTTAGATGGCGGCGATCTAGTTATATCGTGGTCTGAAAATGGTCACGTTTGGATGACAGGTCCTGCTGTAACAGTTGCAAAAGGTGACTTTTGGCACGTCTAG
- a CDS encoding YuzD family protein: MKNEVELVVYGAEVLCPSCVNLPSSKEQYEWLQAAISRKYGTEGINYKYIDIYNPPEEKPYEEFAERVIEEDMFYPVVLVEDEIVGEGNPRLKTVYKALEERGFEPQSS, encoded by the coding sequence ATGAAGAATGAAGTCGAATTAGTGGTTTATGGGGCTGAAGTGTTGTGCCCAAGCTGTGTGAACTTACCGAGTTCTAAAGAACAGTATGAGTGGCTCCAAGCTGCCATTTCAAGAAAATATGGAACAGAAGGAATCAATTATAAATATATTGATATTTACAACCCACCGGAAGAAAAGCCTTACGAAGAATTTGCAGAACGCGTAATAGAAGAAGATATGTTTTATCCGGTTGTCTTAGTTGAAGATGAAATCGTTGGAGAGGGAAACCCACGCTTGAAAACAGTTTACAAAGCACTGGAAGAAAGAGGTTTTGAACCTCAATCCTCATAA
- a CDS encoding TIGR01457 family HAD-type hydrolase has translation MKNYSAYLIDLDGTMYRGKEVIAEARQFIEHLQANGIPYRYVTNNSSRTPEDTAKKLQNFGIEASVEQIVTASMAAAAHIKSHFPEARAFAIGERGLTDALKEVGIEIVEESPDVVIMGIDRENNYKKLRNACLYVQQGAEFLATNPDIKVPTEKGLVPGNGAFIKLVENVTGVEPTVIGKPKRHMIDFALEQIGANAEDTIMVGDNYDTDILAGMEAGLDTLHVHTGVTTLDEIKNKDRRPTYSIETLEEWFK, from the coding sequence ATGAAGAACTATTCAGCCTACTTGATCGATTTAGACGGAACAATGTATCGTGGGAAAGAAGTCATTGCAGAAGCAAGGCAGTTCATAGAACATTTACAAGCAAATGGCATTCCTTATCGATATGTAACAAATAACTCATCAAGAACCCCGGAGGATACGGCGAAAAAACTCCAGAATTTCGGTATAGAAGCGTCCGTTGAGCAAATTGTTACTGCTTCAATGGCAGCTGCAGCTCACATAAAAAGTCATTTTCCTGAAGCGAGGGCTTTTGCTATTGGGGAAAGGGGGCTTACTGATGCTCTGAAAGAAGTAGGAATTGAGATTGTAGAAGAGAGTCCGGACGTTGTCATCATGGGCATTGACCGAGAGAATAATTATAAAAAACTTCGAAATGCATGCCTTTATGTTCAGCAAGGGGCAGAATTTTTAGCCACCAATCCAGATATCAAAGTACCGACTGAAAAAGGTTTAGTTCCTGGAAACGGAGCCTTCATAAAGCTTGTTGAAAATGTTACAGGTGTTGAACCAACAGTTATCGGAAAACCTAAACGTCATATGATTGATTTTGCGCTAGAACAAATAGGTGCGAATGCAGAAGATACAATCATGGTCGGTGATAATTACGATACGGATATTCTAGCTGGAATGGAAGCTGGTTTGGATACGCTTCATGTCCACACTGGGGTAACCACTTTAGATGAAATAAAAAATAAAGACCGTCGACCGACTTACTCGATTGAAACTTTAGAAGAGTGGTTCAAATAA
- a CDS encoding NAD(P)/FAD-dependent oxidoreductase, with the protein MSENVRDITIIGAGPVGLFTAFYGGLRQADVQIIENLPHIGGQLSALYPEKYIYDVAGFPKIRAQELVDNLYEQAKPFNPEIVLNQAVQSIEKIEDNLIKLTTDKDEFFTKSVIITAGNGAFEPRKLRLEGMEKYEDNNLHYYITDLESFRDRNVMICGGGDSAVDWALMLEPIAKKVTLVHRRDKFRAHEHSVEQLMNSNVEILTPYVPIEVQGEENIEKVILQKMKEEETIEIEIDDMIVNYGFVSSLGPIKDWGLELDKTSIVVNSKMETNIEGVYAAGDICTYPGKVNLIVAGFGEGPTAVNNAKVRIDPEARVQPKHSTHMFN; encoded by the coding sequence ATGAGTGAAAATGTAAGAGATATCACGATCATTGGCGCTGGTCCAGTTGGTCTTTTCACTGCTTTCTACGGCGGTTTGAGACAGGCGGATGTTCAAATCATCGAGAACTTGCCGCATATAGGCGGTCAACTTTCAGCCCTTTATCCAGAAAAATATATTTATGACGTAGCCGGATTTCCAAAAATCCGCGCCCAAGAGCTTGTCGATAATTTATACGAACAAGCAAAACCTTTCAATCCTGAGATCGTTTTAAACCAAGCGGTTCAATCAATTGAAAAAATTGAAGATAACTTGATCAAATTAACAACTGACAAAGATGAGTTCTTCACTAAATCCGTCATAATTACTGCAGGGAACGGAGCATTTGAACCTAGAAAGCTACGCCTTGAAGGAATGGAAAAATATGAAGATAATAACCTTCATTATTATATAACAGACCTTGAATCCTTCCGCGATCGCAACGTTATGATCTGTGGTGGAGGGGATTCGGCAGTTGATTGGGCTCTAATGTTAGAACCAATCGCGAAAAAAGTGACACTTGTTCACCGTCGCGACAAGTTCCGTGCACATGAGCACAGTGTAGAACAATTGATGAATTCCAATGTCGAGATTTTGACACCATATGTACCTATAGAAGTACAAGGTGAAGAAAACATTGAGAAAGTCATCCTTCAAAAAATGAAGGAAGAAGAGACAATTGAAATTGAAATTGATGACATGATCGTCAATTATGGTTTTGTATCTTCTCTTGGCCCGATCAAAGATTGGGGACTTGAACTAGATAAAACAAGCATCGTTGTCAATTCTAAAATGGAAACGAACATTGAGGGCGTATACGCTGCTGGTGACATCTGCACGTATCCAGGAAAAGTGAACCTAATTGTTGCCGGGTTCGGAGAAGGTCCAACCGCCGTTAATAACGCCAAGGTTAGAATAGACCCTGAGGCCCGTGTCCAACCGAAACATTCTACTCATATGTTCAACTAA
- a CDS encoding NAD(P)/FAD-dependent oxidoreductase, whose translation MQKPNIVVLGAGYGGMMTTVNLQKKLNTHDANITLVNKHDYHYQTTWLHENAAGTLHHDRTRIQIKDVLDFSRVNFVQDSVVSIDPKQKKVKLEDGELDYDYLVVGLGFESATFGIKGLEEHAFMINNINSARLIRDHIEYNFAQYNNYKEDRPELLTIIVGGAGFTGIEFVAELANRVPELCQEYDVDPSKVRVINVEAGPTALAGFDPELVEYAMNRLEEKGVEFRLGTMIKECSPEGILVEKDDEQETIKSNNVIWAAGVRGNSIVEESGFEVNRGRVPVRDDLRTPDYDDVFVVGDCAVLFNKETERPYPPTAQIATQMGSTVATNIKLLMNGAKELESFTPDLKGTVASLGHTDAIGVVFDDKKLFGRSASIMKKVIDNRYLMQLGGPALVLKKGKLDMYH comes from the coding sequence ATGCAAAAGCCAAACATCGTAGTGCTTGGTGCAGGGTACGGAGGAATGATGACTACCGTCAATCTTCAGAAGAAATTGAACACACATGATGCGAATATCACTCTAGTGAACAAACATGATTATCACTATCAAACAACGTGGTTACATGAAAATGCTGCTGGTACGCTTCACCATGATCGTACGCGTATCCAAATCAAAGATGTACTTGATTTCAGCAGAGTGAACTTTGTGCAGGATTCTGTCGTTTCGATCGACCCGAAACAAAAGAAAGTGAAATTAGAAGACGGCGAATTGGATTATGATTATCTAGTTGTCGGTCTTGGTTTCGAATCTGCTACTTTCGGCATCAAAGGCCTAGAAGAGCATGCATTCATGATTAACAATATCAATAGTGCACGTTTAATCCGTGACCATATTGAATATAACTTTGCGCAATACAATAACTATAAAGAAGATCGCCCTGAACTATTAACAATTATTGTGGGTGGAGCTGGCTTTACAGGAATTGAGTTCGTTGCAGAACTAGCGAATCGTGTACCTGAACTTTGCCAAGAATATGATGTTGATCCAAGTAAGGTTCGCGTGATTAATGTTGAAGCTGGTCCAACGGCTTTAGCAGGATTTGACCCAGAATTGGTCGAATATGCGATGAATCGTTTAGAAGAGAAGGGTGTAGAATTCCGCTTGGGCACAATGATTAAAGAGTGTTCTCCAGAAGGAATTTTAGTTGAAAAAGATGACGAACAAGAAACAATCAAGTCTAATAATGTTATTTGGGCCGCCGGTGTTCGCGGTAACTCGATCGTTGAAGAGTCTGGATTCGAAGTGAATCGTGGACGAGTACCTGTACGTGACGACTTACGTACACCTGACTATGATGATGTTTTTGTTGTAGGTGACTGTGCGGTTCTATTTAATAAGGAAACAGAACGCCCATATCCACCAACAGCTCAGATTGCTACACAAATGGGCTCTACAGTTGCAACAAACATCAAACTTCTAATGAATGGTGCAAAAGAACTTGAATCATTCACACCTGATCTGAAAGGTACAGTTGCTTCACTTGGCCATACGGATGCAATCGGTGTAGTATTTGATGATAAAAAATTATTCGGTCGTTCAGCATCAATTATGAAAAAAGTGATTGATAACCGTTATCTAATGCAATTAGGAGGTCCAGCACTAGTCCTTAAAAAAGGTAAACTGGACATGTATCACTAA
- a CDS encoding phosphatidylglycerophosphatase A: MDLEKIVVDMLNERGVKLDDIAELVYYLQSGYRNDLTHEECLANVDKVLKKREVQNAIMTGIQIDKLAENNQLEQPLQQIVDTDEGLYGIDEVVAFSIINVYGSIGFTNFGYIDKVKPGILEKLNDKSNGCHTFLDDIVGAIAAAASSRLAHSGDIHLDD; this comes from the coding sequence ATGGATCTAGAAAAAATCGTGGTAGATATGTTGAACGAGCGTGGTGTTAAACTCGACGATATAGCTGAGCTTGTCTATTACCTGCAATCAGGATACAGAAATGACCTGACTCATGAAGAATGCTTAGCGAATGTCGATAAGGTCCTAAAGAAAAGAGAAGTACAGAATGCGATTATGACAGGCATCCAAATTGATAAATTAGCAGAGAATAATCAATTGGAGCAGCCGCTTCAACAAATTGTAGATACAGATGAAGGACTTTACGGCATTGACGAAGTAGTGGCCTTTTCCATCATTAACGTATATGGGTCAATCGGCTTCACAAACTTTGGCTATATCGATAAAGTCAAACCAGGTATTTTGGAAAAACTGAACGACAAAAGCAATGGGTGTCACACATTTTTAGATGATATTGTAGGTGCAATCGCTGCAGCTGCCTCTAGTCGTCTAGCTCATAGTGGAGATATCCACCTTGATGATTAA
- a CDS encoding Ger(x)C family spore germination protein translates to MKKILNLVMCSLLTILLSGCWDAEELEGMYYVHALGVDYVDNEYEVYLQIVNFQSSPGTGEQQGGGGSGSEIEVGKARGKTALEAIHHLYPSTQRRVFWGHLSGIVFTERMMEHGIEEVLDSIDRYREIKPTLWTFTTSESLHELLVITPILEMNTIFSFLGDPEKSYQQSSLVEPIQEYQFLSVLREPGKTLILPHFSITRSDWKNNLGETKENLNISSASLMSDSHYKGVLEHNEMLGIRWIQRAAQRALLVVPDSEGKPLASVTLNTEKVKIKPHIDEEGVTFSIDIKVSGDVSVLQEDKKLNELVQSAKEQIINEVEETYKKGLEIDADVYSFSNALYKENPQEWKKLTEKNELPLTEESLQEVNVKVVIDTTGLEKYRPPGAP, encoded by the coding sequence ATGAAGAAAATACTCAATCTGGTTATGTGTAGCCTACTAACTATTCTTCTTTCAGGTTGCTGGGATGCAGAGGAATTGGAAGGGATGTATTATGTTCATGCGCTTGGTGTTGATTATGTAGACAATGAATACGAAGTCTATCTCCAAATAGTTAATTTTCAGTCATCGCCTGGTACGGGTGAACAACAAGGTGGGGGAGGGAGCGGGAGTGAGATTGAAGTCGGAAAAGCAAGAGGTAAAACGGCACTGGAAGCAATTCATCACTTATATCCATCTACACAGAGAAGGGTATTTTGGGGGCATCTATCTGGTATCGTATTTACAGAGAGAATGATGGAACATGGGATAGAAGAGGTTCTGGATTCGATTGATCGATATCGTGAAATAAAACCGACTCTATGGACATTTACTACTTCAGAATCCTTGCATGAACTCCTAGTTATAACACCAATTCTTGAGATGAACACAATTTTTTCTTTTTTAGGCGATCCAGAGAAGAGCTATCAGCAGAGTTCTTTGGTAGAACCTATACAGGAATATCAATTTTTATCTGTTTTGCGGGAGCCTGGAAAGACCCTGATTCTTCCTCACTTTAGTATTACTAGATCTGATTGGAAGAATAATCTGGGAGAGACTAAGGAGAACTTAAATATTTCATCGGCTTCTTTAATGAGTGATTCACATTATAAAGGTGTCTTAGAACATAACGAAATGCTGGGGATCAGGTGGATTCAAAGAGCTGCACAGAGAGCCTTGTTGGTTGTTCCAGACTCAGAAGGTAAACCCCTTGCCTCTGTTACCTTGAATACAGAAAAGGTAAAAATTAAACCGCATATAGACGAAGAAGGTGTGACCTTTTCCATAGATATAAAAGTTAGTGGTGATGTCTCTGTTTTGCAAGAAGATAAAAAACTAAATGAATTGGTGCAATCAGCTAAAGAACAAATAATAAATGAAGTAGAAGAAACTTATAAAAAGGGGCTTGAAATCGATGCAGATGTTTATAGTTTTTCAAATGCCTTGTACAAAGAAAATCCTCAGGAATGGAAGAAATTAACCGAAAAAAATGAGTTGCCATTAACTGAAGAGTCTCTCCAAGAAGTCAATGTAAAAGTTGTCATTGATACAACAGGACTAGAGAAATACAGACCTCCAGGGGCACCCTGA